One genomic region from bacterium encodes:
- a CDS encoding IS1595 family transposase gives HLFLKECEWRFNNPDPKVQLAQVKQLVRDYLG, from the coding sequence TCACCTGTTTTTGAAGGAATGCGAATGGCGTTTCAATAACCCTGACCCAAAAGTTCAATTAGCTCAGGTAAAACAACTGGTTAGAGACTATTTAGGCTGA